In Nymphaea colorata isolate Beijing-Zhang1983 chromosome 5, ASM883128v2, whole genome shotgun sequence, one genomic interval encodes:
- the LOC116254860 gene encoding pentatricopeptide repeat-containing protein At3g24000, mitochondrial-like, whose protein sequence is MHSYGFLGCPISRSSIWRNDAYHHFHLLKKPRTMQVAQLSIASVALPVVETDGLTSTLEIEKNMNLRPLPTSSFRSGKQILMDYSTMVLNCTKKLSIREGKSVHGNLIRNHVEPDMHLYNCLIGMYAKFGLMPHARKMFDSMPRRDVVSWNSLFSGYVAECRGDEAITLFCNMVETGIQPNEFALATGLKACALCFEAGMGELLHAHALKRGFLADVVVGCALVDLYSKCGEMKHAESVFWRMSHHNSISWNALLSGYAQLGNAERVLDLFQQLTEEEVKWSKFILSSVLKVCACMRNIREGKSIHALLVKTGINLDGFLQSCLLDVYAKCGLVEDAHKIFARIPVHDVVSWSAMITCFAQHGYGHEAFQSFCDMRKTNIMPNQFTLASIISSITDVVDDKIQAASIHGYVIKVGFDLENIVGNALVQMYMKFDAVQEGCRVFDLMVCHDTISWNALLSGFQSSNSCLEGLNTFIKMLLEDIKPNKYSFVSVLRSCTNLLGAKHGEQVHTHVIKHGLEEDCFVGTALIDLYAKYGFLVKARRVFDRMLERDVFTWTVIITGYAHNDEGEQALRCFQLMQREGINANQFTLASCLNACSSNSALGNGCQFHSWIIKSGLLSDIYVASSLVDMYSKCGCMEEAETLFHDLDAKDVVAWNTLICSYSQHGLGKKALGAFKDMLEEGLRPDEVTFLGILSACNHVGLIKEGKQYFESMNQVYGINPTMEHLACMVGILGRAGNLDEVKSFIERMSLTPDALIWEAVLGACRMHGNVELGEEAAEKLFEIDPLRDSTYILLSNIYAAAGKWSDVVKVRQKMSDSGVKKEPGCSWIEIDGRVHIFVPHDASHVHAKEIYAKLDELNKELSLAGYVPDTKLALHNVNDDEKKESLLYHSERLALAYGLICTNSPKIIRIFKNLRICGDCHNAMKFISSITKREIVIRDINRFHHFKAGYCSCHDYW, encoded by the coding sequence ATGCACTCTTATGGCTTCCTTGGCTGCCCAATTTCGCGGTCATCAATTTGGAGGAACGATGCTTATCACCATTTTCATTTGCTGAAGAAACCAAGAACCATGCAGGTCGCTCAGTTAAGCATTGCTTCAGTGGCCCTTCCAGTGGTAGAAACAGATGGTCTAACTTCAActcttgaaattgaaaaaaatatgaacctcCGTCCATTGCCGACATCTAGCTTCCGGAGTGGGAAGCAGATATTGATGGATTATTCAACCATGGTTCTGAACTGcacaaaaaaattgtctatCCGGGAAGGGAAATCAGTCCATGGGAATCTTATTAGAAACCATGTTGAGCCTGACATGCATTTATATAATTGCTTGATTGGTATGTATGCTAAGTTTGGATTGATGCCCCATGCACGCAAAATGTTTGACAGTATGCCTCGACGAGATGTTGTATCTTGGAATTCTTTGTTTTCTGGGTATGTTGCAGAATGTAGAGGGGACGAAGCTATTACCTTGTTTTGCAATATGGTGGAAACTGGGATTCAACCTAACGAGTTTGCTCTGGCTACCGGTTTGAAGGCCTGTGCCTTGTGTTTTGAGGCAGGTATGGGAGAACTTCTGCATGCACATGCTCTCAAACGTGGGTTTTTAGCTGACGTGGTTGTTGGTTGTGCCCTTGTTGATCTGTATTCTAAATGTGGTGAGATGAAGCATGCTGAGAGCGTGTTCTGGCGCATGTCACACCATAATTCTATTTCGTGGAATGCACTTCTGTCTGGCTATGCTCAGCTTGGTAATGCTGAGAGAGTTTTGGACCTGTTTCAACAGTTGACTGAGGAGGAGGTCAAGTGGAGCAAATTCATTTTGTCTAGTGTGCTAAAGGTATGTGCTTGTATGAGAAATATAAGAGAAGGAAAGAGTATTCATGCTTTGTTGGTCAAGACAGGGATCAATCTAGATGGATTTCTTCAAAGTTGCCTTCTCGATGTTTATGCAAAATGTGGATTAGTGGAGGATGCACACAAAATCTTTGCTAGAATTCCTGTTCATGACGTTGTGTCTTGGAGTGCTATGATAACATGTTTTGCTCAACATGGTTATGGTCATGAGGCTTTTCAGTCTTTTTGTGacatgagaaaaacaaacattatGCCGAACCAGTTTACTCTTGCTAGCATCATTAGCTCTATTACTGACGTTGTTGATGATAAAATACAAGCTGCAAGTATTCATGGTTATGTTATAAAAGTTGGTTTTGACTTGGAAAACATTGTTGGAAATGCTTTGGTGCAAATGTACATGAAATTTGATGCTGTTCAGGAAGGATGTAGAGTGTTTGATTTGATGGTATGTCATGATACAATCTCATGGAATGCGCTGCTTTCTGGATTTCAAAGTAGTAACTCTTGTCTTGAAGGACTTAATACTTTCATCAAAATGCTCTTGGAAGACATCAAACCCAATAAATAttcttttgtaagtgttttACGTTCTTGTACTAATCTCTTGGGAGCAAAGCACGGAGAACAAGTTCATACACATGTTATCAAGCATGGACTCGAGGAGGACTGTTTTGTAGGAACTGCTCTTATTGATTTGTATGCAAAATATGGGTTTTTAGTTAAGGCACGTCGAGTCTTCGATAGAATGCTTGAAAGAGATGTTTTCACTTGGACTGTGATCATCACAGGCTATGCTCACAATGATGAGGGAGAGCAAGCTCTCAGGTGCTTCCAACTAATGCAACGTGAAGGTATTAATGCTAATCAGTTCACTTTGGCAAGCTGCCTAAACGCTTGTTCTAGCAACTCTGCTTTAGGAAACGGCTGTCAATTTCATTCATGGATAATTAAAAGTGGACTGTTGAGTGATATATATGTGGCAAGTTCGCTGGTTGACATGTACAGTAAATGTGGGTGCATGGAGGAAGCAGAGACTTTGTTTCACGACTTGGATGCAAAAGATGTGGTCGCTTGGAACACTTTAATATGTAGCTATTCACAACATGGACTTGGAAAGAAAGCTCTTGGAGCCTTCAAAGACATGCTTGAAGAAGGCTTGAGACCAGATGAAGTGACTTTTCTGGGTATTCTTTCTGCATGTAACCATGTGGGCTTAATTAAAGAAGGCAAACAATATTTTGAATCAATGAACCAAGTTTATGGCATTAATCCAACCATGGAACATCTTGCCTGTATGGTGGGTATCCTAGGTCGGGCAGGCAACCTTGATGAGGTCAAAAGCTTTATTGAGAGAATGTCACTGACACCCGATGCTTTAATTTGGGAAGCTGTTCTTGGTGCTTGTAGAATGCATGGAAATGTTGAATTGGGTGAAGAGGCAGCTGAGAAGCTCTTCGAAATAGATCCACTTAGGGACTCGACTTACATATTGCTATCCAACATTTATGCTGCAGCAGGCAAGTGGAGTGATGTTGTCAAGGTTAGGCAAAAGATGTCTGATAGCGGAGTGAAAAAAGAACCAGGCTGTAGTTGGATAGAGATTGATGGACGTGTCCATATATTTGTGCCACATGATGCCTCACATGTACATGCGAAGGAGATCTATGCAAAATTAGATGAATTGAACAAAGAACTGAGTCTAGCAGGATACGTTCCTGATACAAAGCTTGCACTACATAATGTTAATGATGATGAAAAGAAGGAGTCACTTCTTTACCATAGTGAGAGGCTGGCTCTTGCATATGGATTGATATGTACAAACTCCCCGAAAATTATTCGCATTTTTAAGAACCTACGTATTTGTGGAGATTGCCATAATGCTATGAAGTTCATCTCATCTATAACCAAAAGAGAGATTGTAATACGAGATATCAACCGTTTTCACCACTTCAAGGCTGGTTATTGTTCTTGTCATGATTATTGGTGA
- the LOC116255302 gene encoding potassium transporter 7-like isoform X1, whose product MDEEAGISENESDDQVQRKSYYKNVLLLAYQSCGVVYGDLSISPLYVFSSAFSGRLHLYESGKVIFGVLSLIFWTLTVTALLKYVFIVLSAGDNGEGGTFALYSLLCRHASLNLLPDEQDADEELSTYYGDGHSSETVGGSPLKRFLDKHKRWRTGLLLAVLFGACMVIGDGVLTPAISVLSSISGLHVRAKDLPDGTVLVIACLVLVGLFTLQHCGTHRVAFMFAPIIIVWLLSIAAIGLYNIIRWNPRIWHALSPVYMFDFFRETGKDGWISLGGVLLCVTGAEAMFADVGHFTSSSIRLAFSCVIYPCLVLQYMGQAAFLSKHFSDIPKSFYDSIPEPIFWPIFTVATLAAIVASQAVISATFSIIMQCHALGYFPRVKIIHTSSWIYGQVYIPEINWILMMLCLATTIGFHDTTLIGNAYGIACITVMFVTTCLMALVIVFVWRKSFIFAVIFLLFFGLIEALYLSSSITKVAQGGWAPLVLSVIFVGIMYVWHYGMQHKYLFELQNKVSMKWILTLGPNLGIVRVPGMGLIYTELASGVPPIFSHFVTNLPAFHQILVFICVKYVSVPYVSPEERYLIGRIGPKAYRMYRCIVRYGYKDVHRDEENNFENQLVMSIAEFIRMEVEETQTGSSSEGPWAVHPSGRTCTTMVMSETEDGDLTNTECSSKSVTTSGFHQQLGIGWRVRFELSEAAMTINPEVKEELRELVEAKEAGLTYIMGHAYIKAMKSSSFIKKLAIDIVFSFLRKNCRRPAVALNIPHMSLIEVGMIYYV is encoded by the exons ATGGACGAAGAGGCGGGCATATCTGAGAATGAAAGCGATGATCAG GTTCAACGGAAGAGCTACTATAAGAATGTTCTTCTATTAGCTTACCAAAGTTGTGGTGTTGTTTATGGCGATTTGAGCATTTCTCCCCTTTATGTCTTCAGTAGCGCGTTCTCTGGGAGACTGCATCTGTATGAAAGTGGGAAAGTAATATTTGGTGTTCTTTCCTTGATATTTTGGACTCTGACAGTAACCGCACTTCTTAAATATGTATTCATTGTATTGTCTGCGGGCGACAATGGTGAAG GAGGAACTTTTGCTTTGTATTCACTACTCTGCAGACATGCAAGTCTAAATTTATTGCCTGATGAGCAAGATGCTGATGAAGAACTTTCAACATACTATGGAGATGGGCATTCAAGCGAGACAGTAGGCGGTTCACCCTTGAAAAGGTTTCTTGATAAGCATAAGAGATGGAGGACTGGCCTGCTACTGGCGGTCCTGTTTGGTGCTTGTATGGTTATTGGTGATGGGGTTCTCACTCCTGCAATATCTG TTCTATCTTCAATCTCGGGGCTGCATGTTCGTGCCAAAGATTTACCTGATG GTACGGTGCTGGTTATTGCATGTCTTGTGCTGGTTGGACTATTCACCTTGCAGCACTGTGGCACTCACAGGGTTGCTTTTATGTTTGCACCCATTATAATTGTTTGGCTATTATCAATTGCTGCTATTGGCTTGTATAACATAATTCGTTGGAACCCCAGAATATGGCATGCTCTGTCGCCAGtttacatgtttgatttctttagaGAGACCGGAAAAGACGGTTGGATATCTCTTGGCGGAGTGCTTCTTTGTGTAACTG GTGCTGAAGCTATGTTTGCAGATGTTGGTCACTTTACAAGTTCCTCAATCAGG CTTGCTTTTAGTTGTGTCATATACCCTTGCCTAGTGTTGCAATACATGGGACAAGCTgcctttctttccaaacattTCTCTGACATCCCCAAAAGCTTTTATGATTCTATTCCAG AGCCTATATTTTGGCCTATTTTCACTGTGGCCACCTTAGCTGCTATAGTCGCCAGTCAGGCTGTCATATCTGCTACATTTTCCATAATTATGCAATGCCATGCATTGGGTTATTTTCCGCGTGTCAAAATCATCCACACATCCAGTTGGATCTACGGTCAGGTATACATTCCAGAGATCAATTGGATTCTCATGATGCTCTGTCTTGCCACTACAATCGGCTTTCACGACACTACCCTTATTGGTAATGCGTATG GTATTGCGTGTATCACAGTGATGTTTGTGACAACTTGTCTTATGGCTTTAGTTATTGTGTTCGTATGGAGAAAGTCATTCATATTTGCAGTCATCTTCCTACTATTCTTTGGATTGATTGAGGCTCTGTATCTGTCATCCTCCATCACCAAAGTGGCTCAAGGAGGGTGGGCGCCACTTGTCCTGTCTGTGATTTTTGTGGGAATAATGTATGTGTGGCACTATGGCATGCAGCATAAGTATCTCTTTGAATTGCAGAACAAGGTATCAATGAAATGGATCTTAACACTTGGCCCCAACCTTGGCATAGTCCGTGTTCCAGGTATGGGCCTAATATACACTGAGCTTGCCAGTGGAGTTCCACCCATCTTCTCCCACTTTGTCACCAATCTTCCAGCCTTCCACCAAATTCTAGTCTTCATCTGTGTGAAATATGTTTCTGTGCCATATGTATCTCCCGAAGAGCGCTACCTTATCGGTCGAATCGGCCCAAAGGCTTATAGGATGTACCGGTGCATTGTGAGATATGGGTACAAGGATGTTCATAGGGACGAAGAGAACAATTTTGAGAATCAGCTTGTGATGAGTATAGCAGAATTCATCCGAATGGAGGTTGAGGAGACACAGACTGGTAGTTCCTCTGAAGGCCCCTGGGCTGTTCATCCTTCTGGCAGAACTTGCACAACGATGGTTATGTCTGAAACAGAGGATGGCGATCTGACAAACACTGAATGCAGCAGTAAATCTGTGACAACCAGTG GTTTTCATCAGCAACTGGGTATCGGATGGCGGGTGCGGTTCGAGCTGTCCGAGGCTGCCATGACCATCAATCCTGAGGTGAAAGAGGAGCTGAGGGAGCTGGTTGAAGCTAAGGAAGCTGGTCTCACGTACATAATGGGCCATGCATACATCAAAGCCATGAAGTCATCATCATTCATCAAGAAGTTGGCCATCGACATTGTATTCTCATTCCTGAGAAAGAACTGCCGGAGGCCCGCCGTGGCACTGAACATCCCTCACATGAGCCTTATAGAGGTTGGCATGATCTATTATGTCTAG
- the LOC116255302 gene encoding potassium transporter 7-like isoform X2, with protein sequence MDEEAGISENESDDQVQRKSYYKNVLLLAYQSCGVVYGDLSISPLYVFSSAFSGRLHLYERGTFALYSLLCRHASLNLLPDEQDADEELSTYYGDGHSSETVGGSPLKRFLDKHKRWRTGLLLAVLFGACMVIGDGVLTPAISVLSSISGLHVRAKDLPDGTVLVIACLVLVGLFTLQHCGTHRVAFMFAPIIIVWLLSIAAIGLYNIIRWNPRIWHALSPVYMFDFFRETGKDGWISLGGVLLCVTGAEAMFADVGHFTSSSIRLAFSCVIYPCLVLQYMGQAAFLSKHFSDIPKSFYDSIPEPIFWPIFTVATLAAIVASQAVISATFSIIMQCHALGYFPRVKIIHTSSWIYGQVYIPEINWILMMLCLATTIGFHDTTLIGNAYGIACITVMFVTTCLMALVIVFVWRKSFIFAVIFLLFFGLIEALYLSSSITKVAQGGWAPLVLSVIFVGIMYVWHYGMQHKYLFELQNKVSMKWILTLGPNLGIVRVPGMGLIYTELASGVPPIFSHFVTNLPAFHQILVFICVKYVSVPYVSPEERYLIGRIGPKAYRMYRCIVRYGYKDVHRDEENNFENQLVMSIAEFIRMEVEETQTGSSSEGPWAVHPSGRTCTTMVMSETEDGDLTNTECSSKSVTTSGFHQQLGIGWRVRFELSEAAMTINPEVKEELRELVEAKEAGLTYIMGHAYIKAMKSSSFIKKLAIDIVFSFLRKNCRRPAVALNIPHMSLIEVGMIYYV encoded by the exons ATGGACGAAGAGGCGGGCATATCTGAGAATGAAAGCGATGATCAG GTTCAACGGAAGAGCTACTATAAGAATGTTCTTCTATTAGCTTACCAAAGTTGTGGTGTTGTTTATGGCGATTTGAGCATTTCTCCCCTTTATGTCTTCAGTAGCGCGTTCTCTGGGAGACTGCATCTGTATGAAA GAGGAACTTTTGCTTTGTATTCACTACTCTGCAGACATGCAAGTCTAAATTTATTGCCTGATGAGCAAGATGCTGATGAAGAACTTTCAACATACTATGGAGATGGGCATTCAAGCGAGACAGTAGGCGGTTCACCCTTGAAAAGGTTTCTTGATAAGCATAAGAGATGGAGGACTGGCCTGCTACTGGCGGTCCTGTTTGGTGCTTGTATGGTTATTGGTGATGGGGTTCTCACTCCTGCAATATCTG TTCTATCTTCAATCTCGGGGCTGCATGTTCGTGCCAAAGATTTACCTGATG GTACGGTGCTGGTTATTGCATGTCTTGTGCTGGTTGGACTATTCACCTTGCAGCACTGTGGCACTCACAGGGTTGCTTTTATGTTTGCACCCATTATAATTGTTTGGCTATTATCAATTGCTGCTATTGGCTTGTATAACATAATTCGTTGGAACCCCAGAATATGGCATGCTCTGTCGCCAGtttacatgtttgatttctttagaGAGACCGGAAAAGACGGTTGGATATCTCTTGGCGGAGTGCTTCTTTGTGTAACTG GTGCTGAAGCTATGTTTGCAGATGTTGGTCACTTTACAAGTTCCTCAATCAGG CTTGCTTTTAGTTGTGTCATATACCCTTGCCTAGTGTTGCAATACATGGGACAAGCTgcctttctttccaaacattTCTCTGACATCCCCAAAAGCTTTTATGATTCTATTCCAG AGCCTATATTTTGGCCTATTTTCACTGTGGCCACCTTAGCTGCTATAGTCGCCAGTCAGGCTGTCATATCTGCTACATTTTCCATAATTATGCAATGCCATGCATTGGGTTATTTTCCGCGTGTCAAAATCATCCACACATCCAGTTGGATCTACGGTCAGGTATACATTCCAGAGATCAATTGGATTCTCATGATGCTCTGTCTTGCCACTACAATCGGCTTTCACGACACTACCCTTATTGGTAATGCGTATG GTATTGCGTGTATCACAGTGATGTTTGTGACAACTTGTCTTATGGCTTTAGTTATTGTGTTCGTATGGAGAAAGTCATTCATATTTGCAGTCATCTTCCTACTATTCTTTGGATTGATTGAGGCTCTGTATCTGTCATCCTCCATCACCAAAGTGGCTCAAGGAGGGTGGGCGCCACTTGTCCTGTCTGTGATTTTTGTGGGAATAATGTATGTGTGGCACTATGGCATGCAGCATAAGTATCTCTTTGAATTGCAGAACAAGGTATCAATGAAATGGATCTTAACACTTGGCCCCAACCTTGGCATAGTCCGTGTTCCAGGTATGGGCCTAATATACACTGAGCTTGCCAGTGGAGTTCCACCCATCTTCTCCCACTTTGTCACCAATCTTCCAGCCTTCCACCAAATTCTAGTCTTCATCTGTGTGAAATATGTTTCTGTGCCATATGTATCTCCCGAAGAGCGCTACCTTATCGGTCGAATCGGCCCAAAGGCTTATAGGATGTACCGGTGCATTGTGAGATATGGGTACAAGGATGTTCATAGGGACGAAGAGAACAATTTTGAGAATCAGCTTGTGATGAGTATAGCAGAATTCATCCGAATGGAGGTTGAGGAGACACAGACTGGTAGTTCCTCTGAAGGCCCCTGGGCTGTTCATCCTTCTGGCAGAACTTGCACAACGATGGTTATGTCTGAAACAGAGGATGGCGATCTGACAAACACTGAATGCAGCAGTAAATCTGTGACAACCAGTG GTTTTCATCAGCAACTGGGTATCGGATGGCGGGTGCGGTTCGAGCTGTCCGAGGCTGCCATGACCATCAATCCTGAGGTGAAAGAGGAGCTGAGGGAGCTGGTTGAAGCTAAGGAAGCTGGTCTCACGTACATAATGGGCCATGCATACATCAAAGCCATGAAGTCATCATCATTCATCAAGAAGTTGGCCATCGACATTGTATTCTCATTCCTGAGAAAGAACTGCCGGAGGCCCGCCGTGGCACTGAACATCCCTCACATGAGCCTTATAGAGGTTGGCATGATCTATTATGTCTAG